From the genome of Nocardia sp. NBC_01503, one region includes:
- the sucB gene encoding 2-oxoglutarate dehydrogenase, E2 component, dihydrolipoamide succinyltransferase has product MAFSVQMPALGESVTEGTVTRWLKQEGDTVAVDEPLLEVSTDKVDTEIPSPTAGVLVKIVAQEDDVVEVGGELGVIGDAGEAPAPAAAPAPEAAPAAEAAPAPAPAPQPEAAAPAPAAAAPAPAAAASGTPVKMPELGESVTEGTVTRWLKQVGDQVAVDEPLLEVSTDKVDTEIPSPVAGTLLEITAQEDDVVNVGGQLGVIGSGTPAAAAAPAPAPAPAPAPAPAPAPAAAAPATAPAPAPAPAPAPAPKPAPVPAAATPADEVSSNGGGPYVTPLVRKLATENGVDLATLTGSGVGGRIRKQDVLAAAEAKKAPAPAAAAPAPAAAAPAAPAATAAARPNLAHLPGTVQKASRIRKITAIKTLESLQTTAQLTQVHEVDLTKVVALRAKAKEAFKAREGVNITFLPFFAKAAIEALGVHPNVNASYNAETNEITYHPVVNLGIAVDTEQGLLSPVIHNANDLSLAGLARAIADLANRARNGGLKPDELSGGTFTVTNIGSQGALFDTPILLPPQSAMLGTGAIVKRPMVISDSGSEFIGIRSMAYLPLTYDHRLIDGADAGRFLTTIRHRLEEAAFEGDLGL; this is encoded by the coding sequence ATGGCCTTCTCCGTCCAGATGCCAGCTCTTGGTGAGAGCGTCACCGAGGGCACTGTGACCAGGTGGCTGAAGCAGGAAGGGGACACGGTCGCGGTCGACGAGCCTTTGCTCGAGGTATCCACCGACAAGGTCGACACCGAGATCCCGTCTCCCACTGCCGGTGTGCTGGTCAAGATCGTGGCGCAGGAAGACGATGTGGTCGAGGTCGGTGGCGAACTCGGCGTGATCGGTGATGCCGGTGAGGCTCCCGCGCCCGCCGCCGCCCCGGCCCCCGAAGCAGCACCCGCGGCCGAAGCCGCCCCCGCACCGGCTCCCGCACCGCAGCCCGAGGCCGCCGCACCGGCGCCCGCTGCCGCAGCCCCCGCACCCGCCGCTGCCGCCTCCGGCACCCCGGTGAAGATGCCCGAACTCGGCGAGTCCGTCACCGAGGGCACCGTCACCCGCTGGCTCAAGCAGGTCGGCGACCAGGTCGCGGTCGACGAGCCTTTGCTCGAGGTCTCCACCGACAAGGTCGACACCGAGATCCCCTCGCCCGTCGCCGGCACACTGCTGGAGATCACCGCGCAGGAAGACGATGTCGTCAATGTGGGTGGTCAGCTCGGCGTAATCGGCAGTGGCACACCGGCTGCCGCGGCCGCACCGGCTCCCGCCCCTGCCCCGGCACCCGCGCCTGCCCCGGCTCCGGCTCCCGCGGCCGCCGCGCCCGCCACGGCACCGGCTCCCGCGCCCGCTCCGGCACCGGCACCGGCTCCCAAGCCCGCTCCGGTTCCGGCCGCGGCCACCCCCGCCGACGAGGTCTCCTCCAATGGCGGCGGCCCCTACGTGACCCCGCTGGTCCGTAAGCTCGCCACCGAAAACGGCGTCGACCTGGCCACCCTCACCGGTTCCGGTGTCGGCGGCCGCATCCGCAAGCAGGATGTGCTCGCCGCGGCGGAGGCCAAGAAGGCTCCGGCTCCGGCCGCTGCCGCCCCGGCTCCCGCAGCCGCTGCTCCGGCCGCGCCCGCCGCCACCGCGGCCGCGCGCCCGAACCTGGCACACCTGCCGGGCACCGTGCAGAAGGCCAGCCGCATCCGCAAGATCACCGCCATCAAGACCCTCGAGTCGCTGCAGACCACCGCGCAGCTCACGCAGGTCCACGAGGTCGATCTGACCAAGGTCGTGGCGCTGCGCGCCAAGGCCAAGGAGGCGTTCAAGGCGCGCGAGGGCGTGAACATCACGTTCCTGCCGTTCTTCGCCAAGGCGGCGATCGAGGCGCTCGGGGTGCACCCGAACGTCAACGCCTCCTACAACGCGGAGACCAACGAGATCACCTACCACCCGGTGGTCAACCTCGGTATCGCCGTGGACACCGAGCAGGGTCTGCTCTCCCCGGTCATCCACAATGCCAACGACCTGTCGCTGGCGGGCCTGGCACGCGCCATCGCCGATCTCGCCAACCGGGCGCGCAACGGCGGGCTCAAGCCCGACGAACTGTCCGGCGGCACCTTCACCGTCACCAACATCGGCTCGCAGGGCGCGCTGTTCGACACCCCGATCCTGCTTCCGCCGCAGTCGGCGATGCTGGGCACCGGCGCGATCGTCAAGCGCCCCATGGTGATCAGCGACAGTGGCAGTGAGTTCATCGGCATCCGCTCGATGGCCTACCTGCCGCTGACCTACGATCACCGGCTCATCGACGGCGCCGACGCGGGCCGCTTCCTCACCACCATCCGGCACCGGCTGGAAGAGGCGGCCTTCGAGGGCGACCTCGGCCTGTAG
- a CDS encoding TIGR01777 family oxidoreductase, translated as MKVVVAGSSGLIGTALVAALRRDGHEVTRLVRRPTRARDEFRWDPTRADLDDRALRDADAVVNLCGAGIGSRRWNGSYKQELRDSRIVPTDVLASAAAAEGVPTLVNASGVHYYGGDRGDRVMTESSPAGTGFLAGLCRDWEAATKPAADAGVRTILLRSAVVLAKQGGMLGMLYPLYYLGLGGRLGSGRQYTPWISLADEIGAIVFALTHETLSGPVNMVGPAPVTNAEFTRAIGRALHRPTPLMVPAFVLRATVGEFADEGILHGPRAIPTALEEAGYPFRHHTIGAALAATVGSDK; from the coding sequence ATGAAGGTCGTGGTCGCCGGATCCTCCGGTCTGATCGGGACGGCACTCGTCGCGGCACTGCGCCGCGACGGGCACGAGGTGACTCGTCTGGTGCGCCGTCCCACCCGGGCACGCGATGAATTCCGTTGGGATCCAACGCGTGCCGACCTCGACGACCGTGCGCTGCGCGATGCCGACGCCGTGGTGAATCTCTGCGGCGCCGGTATCGGAAGCAGGCGCTGGAACGGTAGTTATAAGCAGGAGTTGCGGGACAGCCGGATCGTCCCCACCGATGTGCTGGCCTCCGCTGCCGCCGCCGAAGGCGTGCCGACGCTCGTGAACGCGAGCGGTGTGCACTACTACGGCGGCGACCGCGGCGACCGCGTCATGACCGAAAGCTCCCCTGCCGGAACGGGATTCCTGGCCGGACTGTGCCGAGATTGGGAAGCCGCGACCAAACCCGCCGCCGACGCCGGTGTGCGCACGATTCTGCTGCGCAGCGCCGTGGTGCTGGCCAAACAGGGTGGCATGCTCGGAATGCTTTATCCCCTTTACTATTTGGGCCTGGGCGGCAGGCTCGGCAGCGGCCGCCAGTACACACCGTGGATCTCCCTGGCTGACGAGATCGGCGCGATCGTCTTCGCCCTCACGCACGAAACCCTCTCCGGCCCGGTCAATATGGTCGGTCCCGCACCGGTCACCAATGCCGAGTTCACCCGCGCCATCGGCCGTGCCCTGCATCGCCCCACTCCGTTGATGGTCCCCGCCTTCGTGCTGCGGGCCACGGTCGGCGAATTCGCCGACGAGGGAATCCTGCACGGCCCCAGGGCAATCCCCACCGCGTTGGAAGAAGCGGGCTACCCCTTCCGGCACCACACCATCGGCGCGGCGTTGGCCGCCACGGTCGGCAGCGACAAGTAG
- a CDS encoding GNAT family N-acetyltransferase gives MLVRDARESDLPEILAIHNNAIAETTAIWDTEPADLAERQAWFETRIAGGHPVLVAEIDGAVAGYASYGQFRPKSGYRFSVENSVYVADRFQRRGVARTLMTELLERARKGEVHAMIAAIETSNTVSIAMHEKFGFKIVGQLPEVGQKFGRWMDLTLMQITFDDGVASQL, from the coding sequence CTGCTGGTGCGGGATGCGCGCGAGAGCGATCTGCCGGAGATCCTGGCGATCCACAACAACGCCATCGCCGAGACGACCGCCATCTGGGATACCGAACCCGCGGATCTGGCCGAGCGACAGGCGTGGTTCGAGACCCGCATCGCGGGCGGACATCCGGTGCTCGTGGCCGAGATCGACGGCGCGGTGGCCGGGTACGCCAGCTACGGACAGTTCCGGCCCAAGTCGGGTTATCGCTTCTCCGTGGAGAATTCGGTGTACGTGGCCGATCGATTCCAACGGCGCGGGGTGGCCCGCACCCTCATGACCGAACTGCTGGAACGCGCCCGTAAGGGCGAGGTGCACGCCATGATCGCGGCCATCGAGACGTCCAATACCGTCTCCATCGCCATGCACGAGAAATTCGGCTTCAAGATCGTCGGACAGCTGCCCGAGGTGGGGCAGAAGTTCGGCCGCTGGATGGATCTGACGCTGATGCAGATCACCTTCGACGATGGCGTAGCGTCGCAGTTGTGA
- the lipB gene encoding lipoyl(octanoyl) transferase LipB has translation MSDSNTATAPAHLGVSARFDSTPLLVQNLGLIDYQQAWDLQRGIAAERAEGIGQDRLLLLEHPFVFTAGRRTEATDLPMDGSPVVEVDRGGKITWHGPGQLVGYPIVRLAEPVDVVKYVRRLEEALISVCAQLGLETGRVEGRSGVWLPASDFLPERKVAAIGVRVQRGVTLHGVSLNCNSTLDGFNAIVPCGIRDAGVTTLTRELGREVTVDEVSPLVADAIARALDGDLPITEHHLPRTAAVTPAVAVKSE, from the coding sequence GTGAGCGATAGCAACACTGCCACCGCCCCGGCACACCTTGGGGTATCGGCCCGGTTCGACAGCACACCCCTGCTGGTGCAGAACCTCGGCCTCATCGACTATCAGCAGGCGTGGGATCTGCAGCGCGGCATTGCCGCCGAGCGCGCCGAGGGTATCGGCCAGGATCGGCTGCTACTGCTCGAACATCCCTTCGTCTTCACCGCGGGCCGACGCACCGAGGCCACGGATCTGCCCATGGACGGCAGCCCGGTGGTGGAGGTCGATCGCGGCGGAAAGATCACCTGGCACGGTCCCGGGCAATTGGTCGGCTATCCGATCGTGCGGCTGGCCGAACCGGTCGATGTGGTCAAGTACGTGCGACGACTCGAGGAAGCGCTCATCAGCGTGTGCGCACAGCTCGGCCTGGAAACCGGTCGAGTGGAAGGGCGTTCGGGCGTCTGGCTGCCCGCCTCGGACTTCCTGCCCGAGCGCAAGGTCGCGGCCATCGGCGTGCGAGTGCAACGCGGGGTGACCCTGCACGGGGTCTCGCTGAACTGCAATTCGACGCTGGACGGCTTCAACGCCATCGTGCCGTGCGGTATCCGCGATGCCGGTGTCACCACGCTGACCCGGGAACTCGGGCGCGAGGTCACCGTGGACGAGGTGAGCCCGCTGGTCGCCGACGCCATCGCGCGCGCCCTCGACGGCGATCTGCCGATCACCGAACACCATCTGCCCAGGACCGCCGCCGTCACCCCAGCGGTGGCCGTCAAGTCCGAATGA
- the lipA gene encoding lipoyl synthase — MTSVDTPTSNTPEPAASGPGSTASAPAGRKLLRIEARNAETPIERKPKWIRTKATMGPEYTELQGLVKREGLHTVCQEAGCPNIFECWEDREATFLIGGEQCTRRCDFCQIDTGKPAALDRDEPRRVAESVQAMGLRYSTITGVARDDLEDGGAWLYAETVRAIKALNPNTGVELLIPDFNAVPEQLEEVFSSRPEVLAHNLETVPRIFKRIRPAFRYERSLAVITAAREAGLVTKSNLILGMGETPEEVTRAMQDLHDAGCDILTITQYLRPSPRHHPVDRWVKPEEFVEHSDAAVAMGFAGVMAGPLVRSSYRAGRLYAQAMKHHGREIAPEMEHLAQEGTATQEATSVLARFGSH; from the coding sequence GTGACCTCCGTCGATACCCCGACATCGAACACCCCCGAACCCGCCGCATCCGGGCCGGGTTCGACCGCCTCCGCACCCGCCGGACGCAAACTGCTCCGCATCGAGGCGCGTAACGCCGAGACGCCGATCGAGCGCAAACCCAAGTGGATTCGCACCAAGGCCACCATGGGCCCGGAGTACACCGAGCTGCAGGGATTGGTGAAACGCGAAGGGCTGCACACGGTTTGCCAGGAGGCCGGGTGTCCCAACATCTTCGAATGCTGGGAGGACCGCGAGGCCACCTTCCTCATCGGCGGTGAACAGTGCACGCGACGCTGCGACTTCTGCCAGATCGATACCGGCAAACCCGCGGCACTCGATCGCGACGAGCCGCGGCGAGTGGCCGAATCGGTCCAGGCCATGGGGTTGCGGTACTCGACCATCACGGGTGTGGCCCGCGATGATCTCGAGGACGGCGGCGCCTGGCTGTACGCGGAGACCGTGCGCGCGATCAAGGCGTTGAACCCGAATACCGGCGTCGAACTGCTCATCCCGGACTTCAATGCCGTACCGGAGCAGCTCGAAGAGGTCTTCTCCTCGCGGCCCGAGGTGCTCGCGCACAATCTGGAGACCGTGCCCCGCATTTTCAAGCGGATTCGCCCGGCCTTCCGCTACGAGCGGTCCCTCGCGGTGATCACCGCGGCGCGTGAAGCCGGACTTGTCACCAAGTCGAATCTGATTCTGGGTATGGGCGAGACGCCCGAGGAAGTCACCCGGGCTATGCAGGATCTGCATGACGCCGGATGCGACATTCTCACCATCACCCAGTACCTGCGGCCCTCACCGCGGCATCATCCGGTCGATCGGTGGGTGAAGCCGGAGGAGTTCGTCGAGCACTCCGACGCCGCCGTCGCGATGGGATTCGCCGGGGTCATGGCCGGACCGCTGGTGCGTTCCTCGTACCGCGCGGGTCGCCTCTACGCGCAGGCGATGAAGCATCACGGCCGCGAAATCGCTCCGGAGATGGAGCATCTCGCACAGGAGGGCACCGCCACCCAGGAGGCGACAAGCGTGCTCGCACGCTTCGGTTCGCACTGA
- a CDS encoding elongation factor G-like protein EF-G2, with product MVERTTASAGANGKVVTAERPDDIRNVVLVGHSGSGKTTLVEALAVATGAVPRAGRVEDGTCVSDYDDIEQRQHRSVQLSVVPMGWAGTKINLLDTPGYQDFVGELRAGLRAADAALFVLSAAAGVEGVSGATLALWEECASVGMPRAIVLTHLDTARADFEEMTQTCREILGGGRAESMLPLHLPVYGGKSADGHRPVTGLIDLLTQRVYDYSAGEHTEMPASDEQWELLEQARNRLIEGIIAESEDETLMDRYISGEEIDLGTLVRDLEKAVARGSFHPVLIAAPPPEGAREGLGTAEILELITRGFPTPAEHPVSAVRAGKSTRLVCDPKAPLAAEVIRTASDPYVGRMSLVRLFSGTLSADDTVHVWGHRAGDDTADHDADERIGAVSIPFGKQQRPLGQAIAGDIVCVTKLSRAETGDTLSAKDSPLLIEPWSMPDPLLPVAVNAHSKADEDKLSVGLSRLVAEDPTVRLEQNPDTHQLVLWCLGEAHRDVALERLRSRFGVQVDVIDHQVALRETFASTASGRGRHVKQSGGHGQYAICEIEVAPLPGGSGIEFVDKVVGGVVPRQFIPSVEKGVRAQAARGVAAGYPLVDVRVTLFDGKAHSVDSSDAAFQMAGGLALREAATAAKLNLLEPIAEVRVVVADDYVGPVLGDLSSRRGRVLGTEPVTLGRTEIRAEVPELELARYAIDLRSLAHGAATFTRAYTRHEPMPTQLADTIRDKAKPTG from the coding sequence ATGGTCGAGCGAACTACAGCGTCGGCAGGCGCGAATGGCAAGGTGGTCACGGCCGAACGGCCGGATGACATACGCAATGTGGTGCTGGTGGGCCACAGCGGGTCGGGAAAGACCACGCTGGTCGAGGCCCTCGCGGTCGCCACCGGCGCGGTGCCCCGAGCCGGGCGCGTCGAGGACGGCACCTGTGTCTCGGATTACGACGATATCGAGCAGCGACAACATCGTTCGGTGCAATTGTCGGTGGTGCCGATGGGCTGGGCCGGGACGAAGATCAACCTACTCGACACCCCCGGTTACCAGGATTTCGTCGGGGAGCTCAGGGCCGGTCTGCGAGCAGCGGACGCGGCCCTTTTCGTGCTCTCGGCCGCCGCGGGCGTGGAGGGCGTGAGCGGTGCGACGCTGGCGCTGTGGGAGGAGTGCGCGAGCGTCGGTATGCCACGCGCCATCGTGCTCACCCATTTGGATACCGCGCGAGCCGATTTCGAGGAGATGACGCAGACGTGCCGGGAGATACTCGGCGGCGGGCGGGCGGAAAGTATGCTGCCGCTGCATCTTCCGGTGTACGGAGGCAAAAGCGCGGACGGACATCGGCCGGTCACGGGGCTGATCGATTTACTCACCCAACGCGTTTACGACTATTCGGCCGGTGAGCACACCGAAATGCCCGCCTCCGACGAGCAATGGGAGTTGCTGGAACAGGCGCGGAATCGGCTCATCGAGGGAATCATCGCCGAATCCGAGGATGAGACGCTGATGGACCGGTATATCAGCGGCGAGGAGATCGATCTCGGAACGCTGGTGCGGGATCTCGAAAAGGCGGTCGCGCGTGGGAGTTTCCATCCGGTGCTGATTGCGGCACCGCCGCCGGAGGGGGCGCGGGAAGGACTCGGGACGGCCGAGATTCTGGAGTTGATCACCCGCGGATTCCCCACGCCCGCAGAACATCCCGTATCGGCAGTGCGCGCCGGGAAGTCCACCCGGCTGGTGTGCGATCCGAAAGCGCCACTCGCGGCCGAGGTCATCCGCACCGCCTCGGATCCGTATGTGGGCCGAATGTCCTTGGTACGGCTCTTCTCCGGGACACTGAGCGCCGATGACACCGTGCACGTCTGGGGTCATCGCGCCGGTGACGACACCGCCGATCACGATGCCGACGAGCGCATCGGAGCGGTCTCGATTCCCTTCGGTAAACAGCAGCGCCCGCTCGGCCAGGCCATTGCCGGGGACATCGTCTGTGTCACCAAACTGTCCCGCGCGGAGACCGGGGATACGTTGTCCGCCAAGGATTCCCCGCTGCTCATCGAACCGTGGTCGATGCCGGACCCCCTCCTGCCGGTCGCGGTGAACGCGCACAGCAAAGCCGACGAGGACAAGCTTTCGGTCGGCCTGTCCCGCCTGGTCGCCGAGGATCCGACCGTGCGCCTGGAGCAGAACCCGGACACCCATCAGCTGGTGCTGTGGTGTCTGGGGGAGGCGCACCGCGATGTGGCGCTGGAACGCCTGCGCTCACGCTTCGGCGTACAGGTCGATGTCATCGACCACCAGGTCGCGCTGCGAGAAACCTTCGCCAGCACCGCATCCGGGCGCGGCCGCCACGTCAAACAATCCGGTGGCCACGGCCAGTACGCCATCTGCGAGATCGAAGTCGCGCCGCTGCCGGGCGGTTCCGGCATCGAATTCGTGGACAAGGTCGTCGGCGGCGTGGTCCCCCGCCAGTTCATCCCCTCCGTGGAGAAGGGCGTCCGCGCCCAAGCCGCCCGGGGTGTGGCCGCCGGTTACCCCCTGGTAGACGTCCGCGTAACCCTCTTCGACGGTAAAGCCCACTCGGTCGACTCCTCGGACGCCGCCTTCCAAATGGCCGGCGGCCTGGCCCTGCGTGAAGCCGCCACCGCCGCCAAACTGAACCTCCTCGAACCCATAGCCGAAGTCCGAGTGGTGGTCGCCGACGACTACGTGGGCCCCGTCCTGGGCGATCTCTCCAGCCGTCGCGGCCGAGTTCTGGGCACCGAACCGGTAACCCTCGGCCGCACCGAGATCCGAGCCGAAGTCCCCGAACTCGAACTGGCCCGCTACGCCATCGACCTGCGCTCCCTCGCCCACGGCGCGGCCACCTTCACCCGTGCCTACACCCGCCACGAACCCATGCCCACCCAGTTGGCCGACACTATCCGCGACAAGGCAAAACCGACCGGTTGA